From the Pseudomonas syringae KCTC 12500 genome, the window CGCAGCGGTTGCGGCAAAAGCACCCTGTTGCGCCTGCTCGCCGGCCTCGACAAACCGACGCAGGGACAGCTACTTGCAGGCTCTGCGCCATTGGACGATGCCCGCGAAGACACGCGATTGATGTTTCAGGAAGCGCGCTTGCTGCCCTGGAAAAAGATCATCGACAACGTCGGCCTTGGCCTGAGCGGCGACTGGCGGGCGCAGGCTCTTGAAGCGCTTGAGGCCGTCGGCCTTGCCGAGCGCGCCAATGAATGGCCTGCCGCATTGTCCGGTGGCCAGAAGCAACGCGTTGCCCTGGCCCGTGCGCTGATTCACAAGCCGCGCCTGCTGTTGCTCGACGAGCCGTTGGGCGCGCTGGATGCCCTGACCCGGATCGAAATGCAGCAACTGATCGAAAAACTGTGGGGCCAGTATGGTTTCACGGTGTTGCTGGTAACCCACGACGTCAGCGAGGCCGTGGCCATTGCCGACCGGGTGATCCTGATCGAAGAAGGGCAGATCGGGCTCGATCTGCTGGTCGACCTGCCACGCCCGCGTGTTCGTGGTTCGCATCGCCTCGCAGCGCTGGAGGCCGAAGTGCTCAACCGCGTGCTGGCCCTGCCGGGTTCGCCACCTGACCCGGAACCGTTTTCGCCACTGCCTACGCAATTGCGCTGGGCAAATTAACCCTGATCCCCAAAGGAAGACATGCCATGACTATCAAAGCCATTAACGTTCGCAACCAGTTCAAAGGCACCATCAAGGAAATCGTCCACGGCGACGTACTGTCGGAAATCGACGTACAGACCGCATCGGGCGTCGTGACCTCGGTCATCACCACCCGCTCGGTCAAGGAGCTGGAGCTGGTCGTCGGCAGCGAAGTCATCGCCTTCGTGAAGTCCACTGAAGTCTCCATCGCCAAGCTGTAAACGATGGGCAAAAAACACCCCGGACGGTCCTGACCCTCCGGGTTTTTTTGCTTTTTACCTAGCAGTTATGCGAGGTAGGCGACGTATCGGTTTTGCTGGATGCTGACGGCTGGTTCTATTTGAAAAAACTGCCATGACCTCCCCCGACCAGACAGTGCTGTGCACGTATCGCTACGACCCGCTGGACCGTCTGGCTTCCAGCTCGCCGTTGGGGCAGACGGATGTGCAGCGCTTCTATCAAAAAAACCGTCTGGCAACCGAGATTGAGGGCGTGCTGCAGCGTACGGTCTTTCAGCATGAAGACCTGTTATTGGCTCAGCAGCGGCATGTTGATGGTGTGGTGAACACGACGCTGCTTGCGACCGATCCGCAGCGCTCTGTCCTGCGGCTTGTGGATAAGTCTGGAATTGAGCCTGTGGCGTACAGCGTCTATGGTCATCACCCGGCTGAAAGCGGACTGACCAGTTTGCTGGGATTCAATGGCGAGCGGCGTGATCCGGTGACCGGGCATTATCTGCTGGGGAATGGGTATCGGGCTTACAACCCGGTGTTGATGCGGTTCAACAGCCCGGACAGTTTGAGTCCGTTTGATGAGGGCGGGTTGAATGCGTATGGGTATTGTGGGGGGGATCCGGTGGGAGTTGTGGATCCGTCGGGGCATATGCCATTTTCAATTCTCATACAGGCGGCAGACTTGATTGAGAAGTTCGGTCCGCAAGCAGCTACTCTTATTGCAAAGAGGGCTCTGCAAGGCGTCAGCCCCGTTGCGCGTGTTTTAGGGGGCAAACATACACCTGCGTCTGTAAAATCCTTGGTATCTGAAAATGTAAGTAGGCTACCGTCCGCCTCTACGTCTACCTCGTCGGCTAAATCTGTTTCAGGTCGTAAGGCTAGTGAGGGATATATAAGGTTGCAAAAATTAAGAAAAAGTGTAAGTCATGTAGGTGAGACTAACGTGCCTTCGAATGATCAAGCCGCCTTGGCAAGGTATAACAGGCTTGAGGGGCGCATACGCGCCGTTGATGATCTGATAGACCACTACAGGAAAAATACTAAGAAAGTTAAGCACAGTGCACGTACCGCTCAAGAATCGCTAGAGGGTTACATGAAAAAGCGTCCTGAAGTGGTCGCCCAGTTTGAGGCATACCGTGATAAATTTAATAAAAGGATGCGTTCTAGAATTCGGGATCCGGACCAGGTTAATTAATATCGCTATCTCAGGCTCTCTTCACCCCAGCGCCGGTAAATACAACCCAAATAAGCATCAAACACCCGCATCCCTTCCTCGGCCATGCGTGGTGTGATCTCGTCATGTAACTGAACCGACCGCGCATACACCCGATCCTCCCGGTCCCATCGCCGCCTGCATCATTTTGCAATGCAGGCAGCTTGAGGCGGCGATCAAAGACCTCAAGCATGATGCTTTCAGAATCGAAGTCGAACGTTTACCTAGCAGTTATGCGAGGTAGGCGACGTATCGGTTTTGCCGGATGCTGACGGCTGGTTCTATGTGAAACAACTGCCATGGCCTCTCCCGACCCGATAATGCTATGCACGTATCGCTACGACCCGCTGGACCGTCTGGCTTCCAGCTTGCCGGTGGGGCTGGCTGATATTCGGCGTTTCTATCAAAAGAACCGCCTGGCGACCGAGATACAGGGCGCGCTGCAGCGTACGGTCTTTCAGCATGAAGACCTGTTATTGGCTCAGCAGCTGCATGTTGATGGTGTGGTGGACACGACACTGCTTGCGACCGATCAGCAGCGTTCTGTCCTGCGGCTTGTGGATAAGTCTGGAATTGAGCCTGTGGCGTACAGCGCCTATGGTCATCACCCGGCTGAAAGCGGGTTGACCAGCCTGCTGGGTTTTAATGGCGAGCGGCGTGACCCGGTGACCGGGCATTATCTGCTGGGGAATGGGTATCGGGCGTATAATCCGGTGTTGATGAGGTTCAACAGTCCCGACAGTTTGAGTCCGTTTGATGAGGGCGGGTTGAATGCGTATGGGTATTGTGGGGGTGATCCGATTGGGTTTGTGGATCCGTCAGGGCATGCGCCGTATAACAGGCTACTTAGACTGGCACTAGAAAACGCACGCTTGAAATCACTTAGCCGGAAAGATCGAATATCTACCCGTTTGTTGTGGGTGCTTGGCAAACGCTCAGAAGCGCCTCCTTCACGGAAAGGCAAGCCTTTACCCATATCACCCCTGGCATCAACGAGCGCTGCTTCATCTCCTCCGCTATCTATGGCCTCAGCTCTGCAAGTTTCTGATAAAGGTAAGCTGTCGGTCGCCTTTCCGGACATGAGTTGGGAGTATAGGGTGAGAAAGACTAAGGAGTTTCATACTCCAATTGACACGGCGGCACCCTCGGATTTTAAGACGGCCCAAACCCTTTTGGATTTGCACAATAAAAGACGGGTAGACGTCGAAAAGTTCATCTGTTTTCACAATGCCAGACGGGCTGTTAGCACTGAGAATGCTATAGCGGCTGGTCCATCACAGTTTTATAAAGCTATCAGGGAGAGAGATATTAATAATTTTAAATTATACGCGGCTGATATGTATAGGATACACCGTAAGGCTATACGTAAACAGCATAAATAACAGTATTGCACTCAGTCTCTACAGCCTCGGTCACAGCAGTGGTGATATTTTTCTCTTCACCAAAAACACCGGCAAATACAACCCCAAATAAGCATCAAATACCCGCATCCCTTCCTCAGCCATGCGCGGTGTAATCTCGTCATGCAACTGCACCGACCGCGCATACACCCGATCCCCCAGCTCCATGGCCAGCGCAAACACGTCGACATCGTCCGGCAGTGCGGGCAACTGGAAGTGGCGATCAAATACCTCAAGCATCAGCTGCCCCAGCTCAATGTCGTGCTGGCGGTCGGCCTGGTTGATTTCAGTTAGGCCGTGCTGGGCGAGGATCAATTGGCGAGCGGCGGCGTCGGCGTTGTAGATGGCCAGCATGCGCAGCTCTACGATGCGTGACAGGTCGCGCCAGGTGGTGAGCTGGTCGTGATCGATGCGGGCCTGCAGCGACGCGCGAAAGGCGGCGTGGATGTCGGCGGTCAGTGCTTCAAGCAGCGCGGGGACGCTGGCGAAGAAGTGGTACACCGACGAGGGCGGAATGCCGGCTCGCTCGGCAACGCTGTAGATCGACAGACTGGCCACGCCTTGTTCGGCAAGCAGCGTGCGCGCGGCGTCGAGAATCGAATCGATTCTGGCCTGGCTGCGTGCTTGAGGTTTGCGAGGCGTGGCGGCGCGGGTCATGGGCGTGGCTCTTGGTTGGGCTGCGGGCATTGTAAGGGATTACAACGGGATGAATCGCTGTCGTTGCCAAACGCTTATCGCTCCCACGCTGGAGCGTGAGGAACGATAAGCGTCGGGATACGCACCAAACAAAAACGCCGCAAGGCTCAAAGCCCGCGGCGTCTTGTACTACTCGGCCTCAATCAGACCGTATGCAGGTACCAGTTGTACTCGAGGTCGGAGATGGAGTGTTCGAACTCTTCCAGCTCGCTCTCTTTACACGCCACAAAGATGTCGATGTATTTCGGGTCGATATACTTGGCCATCACCGGGTTGTCGTCCAGCTCGCGCAATGCATCGCGCAGGTTGTTCGGCAGGCTTTGTTCGTGCTGTTCGTACGAGTTGCCTTCTACCGGGGCGCCAGGCTCGACCTTGTTGACCAGGCCGTGGTGCACGCCCGCCAGGACCGAAGCCATCACCAGGTACGGGTTGGCATCGGCACCGGCGACGCGGTGTTCGATACGTACCGCATCGGCGGTGCCGGTCGGTACGCGAACGGCGACCGTGCGGTTATCCAGACCCCAGGTCGGCGAGTTGGGCACATAGAACTGCGCACCGAACCGGCGATACGAGTTGACGTTCGGGCACAAGAAAGCCATTTGTGCCGGCAGGGTCTCGAGCACACCGCCGATTGCGTGACGCAATGCGGCGTTCTGCTCGGGATCCTCGCTGGTGAAGATGTTCTTGCCGTCGCGATCCAGAATCGAAATGTGAACGTGCAGACCATTACCCGCCTGACCCGGATAGGGCTTGGCCATGAAGGTCGTGTCCATCTCGTGATCGTAGGCGATGTTCTTGATCAGGCGCTTGAGCAATACGGCGTAATCGCACGCCTTGATCGCGTCGGCGACGTGATGCAGGTTGACTTCGAACTGGGCCGGGGCGCTTTCCTTGACGATGGCGTCGGCAGGAATGCCTTGTTCCTTTGCACCTTCGAGGATGTCCTGAAGGCAATCGACGTATTCGTCGAGGTCGTCGATCAGGTAGACCTGTGTCGAATGCGGGCGTTTGCCGGAGATCGGCGAGCGCGGCGGTTGTGGGCGACCGTTCACGTTCTCCTGATCGATCAGGTAGAACTCCAGCTCGAACGCTGCGCAGATAGTCAGGCCCATTTCGTCGAATTTGGCGACGACCTGGCGCAATACTTCACGCGGGTCGGCGAAAAACGGATCGCCTTCGAGTTCGTGCATGGTCATCAGCAATTGCGCAGTAGGGCGCTTTTGCCATGGCTCGTTGCACAGGGTGTCGGGGATGGGATAACAGATTCGGTCAGCATCACCGATGTCCAGGCCCAGGCCGGTGCTTTCCACCGTGGAGCCATTGATATCCAGAGCAAATAAAGAGGCAGGCAGGTTGATGCCCTTCTCGTAAACCTTATGGAGGCTGGTGCGTTCGATGCGTTTGCCACGCACCACACCATTCATATCTGCAATCAGAAGGTCAACGTACAGAACCTCAGGATGTTCCTTAAGGAACGCGTTCGCTTCGTTAAGCTGAACGGCACGCGGGGGTACCGACATGATGCAACACCTTTGTTGTTAAAAATATCAATCATCAATGATTGCGGATCTCAGTCAATCCGAAAGCCATGATGAAGTCAATAGAGCCTTTTTTTGCCCTAAAACTGCGCCAAATGGCCTTTTTTGCTGCTATTTAGGGCGTTTAATTCCGTTTTTGACCGTTGCTAAATACGAGCTAGAGCGGCCTGTCTTCTATTCTTAACGGCTTGTTGTATAAAAAAATGAACGAGGCTAAGCTCGATCGCAACCCAGTAGAGCAACACTAGCGGGGGTCCCATGCTTCACCTTTCCCTGGTCGACACGCGACTATCAAGTCCGTACGGCGCCCATCATGCCTGTGATCTCGGTGCTCGTGGTGGGCTGCCACACTTTGCGACATCCCTGAACGGCTATCGAAGCCAGTCTGCTCTACGCTCAACGCTGGACATTACCACTATAACGGCATCGTCAGTGTGACCGCGGCCGTCTGGAAATCCGGCCCCGCAGCTGTCACCTTACCCCTATTCGGCGTCTGCCGAAACGAGTTGTACATCATGACGCCGATGCGTCTGGAACGCCTGATCACGATCAGGACAATAAAACCCTGAGGTATTTATGAGTACCAACCTCGACCAGCTCACCGATTGGTTGAAAGAACACAAGATTACCGAAGTCGAATGCATGATGTCCGACCTCACCGGGATCACGCGCGGCAAGATCTCGCCGACCAACAAGTTCATCGCTGAAAAAGGCATGCGTCTGCCTGAAAGCGTGCTGTTGCAGACGGTGACCGGTGACTACGTAGAGGACGATATCTACTACGAGCTGCTGGACCCGGCAGACATCGACATGATCTGCCGCCCCGACCAGAACGCGGTGTATCTGGTGCCCTGGGCGGTCGAGCCCACTGCACAGGTGATCCACGACACCTACGACAAGCAAGGCAACCCCATCGAGCTGTCGCCGCGCAACGTGCTGAAGAAGGTTCTCAAGCTCTATGCCGATCAGGGCTGGCAGCCCATCGTGGCGCCGGAGATGGAGTTTTATCTGACCAAGCGTAGCGACGACCCTGACTATCCGCTACAGCCTCCGATCGGGCGCTCCGGGCGTCCTGAAACGGGCCGTCAGTCGTTTTCGATCGAAGCGGCCAACGAGTTCGATCCGCTGTTCGAAGACGTCTATGACTGGTGCGAACTGCAGAACCTGGACCTGGACACGCTGATCCACGAAGACGGCACGGCGCAGATGGAAATCAACTTCCGGCACGGTGATGCCCTGTCGCTGGCCGATCAGATTCTGGTGTTCAAGCGCACCATGCGCGAAGCCGCCCTCAAGCACAATGTCGCGGCGACCTTCATGGCCAAGCCGATGACCGGCGAGCCGGGCAGTGCCATGCACTTGCACCAGAGCATCATCGACATCGAGACCGGCAAGAATATCTTCTCCAACGAAGACGGGACCATGAGCGAGCTGTTCCTGAACCACGTCGGTGGTCTGCAGAAGTTCATCCCCGAGCTGTTGCCGCTGTTCGCGCCCAACGTCAACTCGTTCCGGCGCTTTCTGCCTGACACCTCGGCGCCAGTGAACGTTGAGTGGGGCGAAGAAAATCGCACCGTCGGCTTGCGTGTGCCGGACGCCGTACCGCAGAACCGTCGCGTGGAAAATCGTCTGCCGGGTGCCGATGCCAACCCTTATCTGGCCATCGCCGCCAGTCTGCTGTGCGGGTTCATTGGCATGGTCGAAGGCATCAACCCGAGCGCACCGGTGGTCGGGCGCGGTTACGAACGGCGCAATCTGCGTCTGCCGTTGACCATCGAAGACGCGCTGGAGCGTATGGAAAACAGCAAGACCATCGAAAAATACCTGGGCAAGAAATTCATCATCGGTTACGTCGCGGTCAAGCGCGCCGAGCATGAAAACTTCAAGCGCGTGATCAGTTCGTGGGAGCGGGAATTCCTGCTTTTCGCCGTCTGATCACGCAGAGCGCCGCTGCGGTTGATGCGCGGCGCTCTGCCAACTGACCTGATCAAAGGAAGTGCTGCATGAGTGCCAACAACCCGCAAACCCTCGAATGGCAGGCCCTGAGCAGCGAGCATCACCTGGCACCGTTCAGCGACTACAAACAATTGAAAGAGAAAGGCCCGCGCATCATCACCCGTGCCGAGGGCGTTTATCTGTGGGACAGCGAGGGCAACAAGATCCTCGATGGCATGTCCGGGCTGTGGTGCGTGGCCATCGGTTATGGCCGCGAAGAACTGGCCGACGCAGCCAGCAAACAGATGCGCGAGCTGCCTTACTACAACCTGTTTTTCCAGACCGCCCACCCGCCGGTGCTGGAGTTGGCCAAGGCCATTTCCGAGATTGCACCGCAGGGCATGAACCATGTGTTCTTTACCGGTTCTGGCTCCGAAGGCAATGACACGATGCTGCGCATGGTTCGTCATTACTGGGCGCTGAAAGGCCAGCCGAACAAGAAAACCATCATCAGCCGCGTCAATGGCTACCACGGCTCCACCGTTGCCGGTGCCAGTCTGGGTGGTATGGCGTACATGCACGAGCAAGGCGATCTGCCGATTCCGGGGGTGGTGCACATTCCCCAGCCCTACTGGTTCGACGAGGGCGGCGATATGACGCCGGACGAGTTCGGCATCTGGGCTGCCGAGCAACTGGAAAAGAAAATTCTCGAGCTGGGCGTCGAGAACGTCGGTGCGTTCATTGCCGAGCCGATCCAGGGCGCAGGCGGTGTGATCGTCCCGCCTGATTCCTACTGGCCGAAGATCAAGGAAATCCTCTCCCGCTACGACATCCTGTTCGCCGCCGATGAGGTGATTTGTGGCTTCGGGCGTACCAGTGAGTGGTTCGGTAGCGATTTCTATGGCCTCAAGCCGGACATGATGACCATCGCCAAAGGACTGACCTCCGGTTACGTGCCGATGGGCGGCCTGATCGTGCGCGATGAAATCGTCGCGGTGCTCAATGAGGGCGGCGATTTCAATCATGGCTTTACCTACTCAGGGCACCCGGTGGCTGCCGCGGTCGCGCTGGAGAACATCCGTATCCTGCGCGAAGAGAAGATCGTCGAACGGGTCAGGTCGGAAACGGCACCGTATTTGCAAAAGCGTTTGCGTGAGTTGAGCGATCATCCACTGGTGGGCGAAGTCCGCGGTGTCGGGCTGCTCGGGGCCATCGAACTGGTGAAGGACAAGGCCACCCGCGAGCGCTATACCGACAAGGGCGCGGGAATGATCTGTCGAACCTTCTGCTTCGACAATGGCCTGATCATGCGGGCTGTGGGCGATACCATGATCATTGCGCCACCGCTGGTGATCAGTTTTGCGCAAATTGATGAGCTGGTAGAGAAGGCGCGCAAATGCCTGGATCTGACGCTGGCGGTGTTGCAGGGCTGAAAATGCCAAAAAAAGCGTCGATTCAAGCGCAATGTGCATTGTTTGAGGGGCTTCGGCTTGAAAGCCTGCCCAGGAAGTTGCCAGACTAATGGCTACACGCCGCTAACTGACGGTCAGTGATAAAAATACATTGGAGCTACGCATGAAAAAATTTGGCAAGACCCTTCTCGCGCTGTCACTGATGGGCGTTGTGGCCACTGCTGCGCAGGCCGATGACAAAGTGCTGCACGTCTATAACTGGTCCGATTACATCGCGCCGGACACCGTTGCCAAATTCGAGAAAGAATCGGGCATCAAGGTGGTCTACGACGTTTTCGACAGCAACGAGACGCTCGAAGCCAAATTGCTCGCGGGCAAATCCGGCTATGACATCGTCGTGCCGTCCAACAACTTCCTGGCCAAGCAGATCAAGGCAGGCGTTTACCAGGAGCTGGACAAGTCCAAGCTGCCGAACTGGAAGAACCTCAACGAGTCGCTGCTCAAGGCCGTGTCGGTCAGCGACCCGGACAACAAGCACGCATTCCCGTACATGTGGGGTTCGATCGGTATCGGCATCAACCCGGACAAGGTCAAGGCCGCTCTGGGTGCTGACGCGCCAGTCAATTCCTGGGACCTGCTGTTCAAGCCGGAGAACGCTGCCAAGCTGAAGTCGTGCGGCATCAGCTTCCTCGATTCTCCAACCGAAATGCTGCCGATCGCCCTGCATTACCTGGGCTACCCGACCGATTCTCAGGACAAGAAGCAGCTCGCCGAAGCTGAAGCGTTGTTCCTGAAGATTCGTCCGTCGATTGGCTATTTTCACTCGTCCAAGTACATCTCGGATCTGGCCAACGGCAACATCTGTGTAGCGGTCGGCTACTCGGGTGATATCTATCAGGCCAAGTCCCGCGCTGCCGAAGCCGGTGGCAAGGTCAAAGTTGCTTACAACATTCCGAAAGAAGGCGCCGGCAGCTTCTACGACATGGTCGCCATTCCCAAGGATGCCGAGAACGTCGAGGGTGCCTACAAGTTCATGACCTTCCTGATGAAGCCGGAAATCATGGCCGAGATCACCAACGCTGTACGTTTCCCGAACGGTAACGCCGCGGCTACGGCGCTGGTCGACAAGGAAATCACCAGTGACCCTGGCGTTTATCCACCTGCCGACATCCAGGCCAAACTGTATGCAATCGCTGATCTGCCTGCTGCCACGCAGCGGATCATGACCCGCAGCTGGACCAAGATAAAATCGGGTAAATAAGCCTGTCATCAAACCTGTGGATGCTGCGTAGCCTCGGCCGCGCAACATCCAGTAGACAGGAATATCGCCTAAACCTTTGCTGGTTGGACGCATAGACGGTAAGTTGCGCGCCGGTTTGGTTTTCGGGACGCCCTCCGGCGCTCAGGCCCCTCTGTTAAAAGGACTCATTCTTTGTCTATTTCTATTCTTTCCAAAGCCTTGCTGGCGGCTGCCGGGCTGACACTGTCGATCAGTGCCCAGGCTGAGTCCACCGTGCATATTTATAACTGGTCCGATTACATCGGCAAGACCACCCTGGCCGACTTCGAAGCCGCTACCGGCATCAAGCCGATGTACGACGTGTTCGACTCCAACGAAACCCTGGAAGCCAAGCTGCTGGCCGGACGCACAGGCTATGACGTGGTGGTGCCGTCCAATCACTTCCTCGGCAAGCAGATCAAGGCCGGTGCGTTCCAGAAACTCGACAAGTCGCTGCTGCCCAACTACAAGAATCTCGACCCGGCGCTGCTCAAGCGTCTGGAGAAGAACGATCCGGGTAACCAGTACGCCGTGCCGTACCTGTGGGGTACCAACGGCATCGGTTACAACGTCGAGAAGGTCAAGGCGGCACTGGGCGTCGACAAGATCGACTCCTGGGCCGTGCTGTTCGAGCCGGAGAACATCAAGAAGCTCTCCAGCTGCGGCGTAGCGTTTCTCGACTCTGCCGATGAAATGTTGCCAGCGGTGCTCAACTACATGGGGCTGGACCCCAACAGCACCAAGGAAGCCGATTACAAAAAGGCCGAAGCCAAGCTGCTGGCGATTCGTCCTTACGTGACCTATTTCCACTCGTCCAAATACATCACCGACCTGGCCAATGGCGACATTTGCGTTGCCGCAGGTTTCTCGGGCGATGTGTTCCAGGCCAAGGCCCGTGCAGAAGAAGCGGGCAAGGGCGTGAAGCTCGCGTACAGCATTCCGAAAGAGGGCGGTAACCTGTGGTTCGACATGCTGGCGATTCCGGCGGACTCGAAGAACATCAAGGCGGCCAGTGCCTTCATCAACTACATGCTCGACCCCAAGGTGATCGCCAAGGTCAGCGATGAAGTCGGTTACGCCAACCCCAATCCCGCCTCCGGCGAGTTCATGGACCAGAGCATCCGTACCGATGAAGCGGTCTATCCGCCTCAGGAAGTGCTGGACCGCCTGTTCGTGAACAGCGAGTTGCCACCCAAGGTGCAACGTCTGATGACCCGCAGCTGGACCAAGGTCAAGTCGGGCAAATAAAAATCCAGCACCCGGCCATATGGGCCGGGTTGCCTACCTGTTGGGAGTTTCACCCATGGCAGTTGCCTCCGGCGCCTACAAGAAAGCCATCGAAGGCGGTCAGCAACCCAAAGAGGTGCTGGTCAAGATTGATCGGGTCACGAAAAAGTTCGACGAGACGATCGCGGTGGATGATGTGTCCCTGCAGATCAACAAGGGCGAGATCTTCGCCCTGCTTGGCGGCTCTGGCTCCGGCAAATCGACACTGCTGCGCATGCTGGCCGGGTTCGAACGGCCGACCGAGGGGCGCATCTACCTCGACGGTGTCGACATCACCGACATGCCGCCGTACGAACGCCCGATCAACATGATGTTCCAGTCTTATGCGCTGTTCCCACACATGACCGTGGCGGACAACATCGCCTTCGGCCTCAAGCAGGACAAGCTGGGCAAGCCGGAAATCGAAGCCCGTGTGGCAGAAATGCTCAAGCTGGTACAGATGACCCAGTACGCCAAGCGCAAGCCGCATCAGCTCTCCGGCGGTCAGCGTCAACGCGTTGCTCTGGCCCGGTCACTGGCCAAAAAGCCCAAGCTGTTGCTGCTCGACGAGCCGATGGGCGCGCTGGACAAGAAACTGCGTTCGCAGATGCAGCTGGAGCTGGTGGAGATCATCGAGCGCGTTGGCGTGACCTGCGTGATGGTGACTCACGATCAGGAAGAGGCCATGACCATGGCCGAGCGCATCGCGATCATGCACCTGGGCTGGATCGCGCAGATCGGCAGCCCGATCGACATCTACGAGACCCCGACCAGCCGTCTGGTCTGCGAATTCATCGGCAGCGTCAACCTGTTCGAGGGTGACGTGATCGAAGACATGGAAGCCCATGCGCTGATCCGCAGCCCCGAGCTGGAGCACAATATCTATGTCGGCCACGGCGTCAGTACATCGGTGGAAGACAAGCACATTACCTATGCACTGCGTCCGGAGAAACTGCTGATCACCACCGAGCAGCCAGGCTTCGAATACAACTGGTCGCGCGGCAAGGTCCACGACATCGCCTATCTGGGTGGTCATTCGGTGTTCTACGTCGAGCTGCCGGGCGGCAAGCTGGTGCAGTCGTTCGTCGCCAATGCCGAGCGTCAAGGCGCGCGGCCTACCTGGGGCGATGAAGTCTACGTCTGGTGGGAAGACGACAGCGGCGTGGTACTGCGCTCATGAAAATGCGGAAGATCAAGCGCGCGTTCGAGCGCATAAAGCCCAACGGGCGGCAGATGGTCATCGGCGTGCCGTTCCTCTGGCTGTTCCTGTTCTTTGCTCTGCCGTTTCTGATCGTGCTCAAGATCAGCTTCGCCGAGGCCGACGTCGCGATCCCGCCGTACACCGAAATCTTCAGCTACGCCGACGAAAAGCTGCAGATGGTCCTCAACTTCGCCAACTACACTTTGCTCAGCGGCGATGATTTGTACGTTTCGGCCTATCTGGGCTCGCTGAAGATGGCCTTCATCAGCACCTTGCTGTGCCTGCTGATCGGCTATCCGATGGCCTACGCCATCGCCAGCGCGCGCAAGGACCTGCAAACCGTGCTGTTGCTGCTGATCATGATGCCGACCTGGACGGCGATTCTGATCCGTGTCTACGCCTGGATGGGTATCCTCAGCAACAACGGGTTGCTCAATGCATTCCTGATGTGGCTGGGGCTGATCGACGCGCCGCTGCAGATCCTCAATACCAACCTGGCGGTGTACATCGGCGTGGTCTATTCCTACCTGCCGTTCATGATCCTGCCGCTGTACGCCAACCTTGTGAAGCACGACACCAGCCTTTTGGAAGCAGCGTCCGACCTCGGTTC encodes:
- a CDS encoding polyamine ABC transporter substrate-binding protein codes for the protein MKKFGKTLLALSLMGVVATAAQADDKVLHVYNWSDYIAPDTVAKFEKESGIKVVYDVFDSNETLEAKLLAGKSGYDIVVPSNNFLAKQIKAGVYQELDKSKLPNWKNLNESLLKAVSVSDPDNKHAFPYMWGSIGIGINPDKVKAALGADAPVNSWDLLFKPENAAKLKSCGISFLDSPTEMLPIALHYLGYPTDSQDKKQLAEAEALFLKIRPSIGYFHSSKYISDLANGNICVAVGYSGDIYQAKSRAAEAGGKVKVAYNIPKEGAGSFYDMVAIPKDAENVEGAYKFMTFLMKPEIMAEITNAVRFPNGNAAATALVDKEITSDPGVYPPADIQAKLYAIADLPAATQRIMTRSWTKIKSGK
- a CDS encoding ABC transporter permease subunit — encoded protein: MKMRKIKRAFERIKPNGRQMVIGVPFLWLFLFFALPFLIVLKISFAEADVAIPPYTEIFSYADEKLQMVLNFANYTLLSGDDLYVSAYLGSLKMAFISTLLCLLIGYPMAYAIASARKDLQTVLLLLIMMPTWTAILIRVYAWMGILSNNGLLNAFLMWLGLIDAPLQILNTNLAVYIGVVYSYLPFMILPLYANLVKHDTSLLEAASDLGSSTFNSFWKITVPLSKNGVIAGCMLVFIPVVGEFVIPELLGGPETLMIGRVLWQEFFNNRDWPVASALAVIMLLVLIVPIILFNRSQAKELEGKA
- a CDS encoding aspartate aminotransferase family protein; this encodes MSANNPQTLEWQALSSEHHLAPFSDYKQLKEKGPRIITRAEGVYLWDSEGNKILDGMSGLWCVAIGYGREELADAASKQMRELPYYNLFFQTAHPPVLELAKAISEIAPQGMNHVFFTGSGSEGNDTMLRMVRHYWALKGQPNKKTIISRVNGYHGSTVAGASLGGMAYMHEQGDLPIPGVVHIPQPYWFDEGGDMTPDEFGIWAAEQLEKKILELGVENVGAFIAEPIQGAGGVIVPPDSYWPKIKEILSRYDILFAADEVICGFGRTSEWFGSDFYGLKPDMMTIAKGLTSGYVPMGGLIVRDEIVAVLNEGGDFNHGFTYSGHPVAAAVALENIRILREEKIVERVRSETAPYLQKRLRELSDHPLVGEVRGVGLLGAIELVKDKATRERYTDKGAGMICRTFCFDNGLIMRAVGDTMIIAPPLVISFAQIDELVEKARKCLDLTLAVLQG
- a CDS encoding polyamine ABC transporter substrate-binding protein, encoding MSISILSKALLAAAGLTLSISAQAESTVHIYNWSDYIGKTTLADFEAATGIKPMYDVFDSNETLEAKLLAGRTGYDVVVPSNHFLGKQIKAGAFQKLDKSLLPNYKNLDPALLKRLEKNDPGNQYAVPYLWGTNGIGYNVEKVKAALGVDKIDSWAVLFEPENIKKLSSCGVAFLDSADEMLPAVLNYMGLDPNSTKEADYKKAEAKLLAIRPYVTYFHSSKYITDLANGDICVAAGFSGDVFQAKARAEEAGKGVKLAYSIPKEGGNLWFDMLAIPADSKNIKAASAFINYMLDPKVIAKVSDEVGYANPNPASGEFMDQSIRTDEAVYPPQEVLDRLFVNSELPPKVQRLMTRSWTKVKSGK
- the potA gene encoding polyamine ABC transporter ATP-binding protein, translating into MAVASGAYKKAIEGGQQPKEVLVKIDRVTKKFDETIAVDDVSLQINKGEIFALLGGSGSGKSTLLRMLAGFERPTEGRIYLDGVDITDMPPYERPINMMFQSYALFPHMTVADNIAFGLKQDKLGKPEIEARVAEMLKLVQMTQYAKRKPHQLSGGQRQRVALARSLAKKPKLLLLDEPMGALDKKLRSQMQLELVEIIERVGVTCVMVTHDQEEAMTMAERIAIMHLGWIAQIGSPIDIYETPTSRLVCEFIGSVNLFEGDVIEDMEAHALIRSPELEHNIYVGHGVSTSVEDKHITYALRPEKLLITTEQPGFEYNWSRGKVHDIAYLGGHSVFYVELPGGKLVQSFVANAERQGARPTWGDEVYVWWEDDSGVVLRS